AATTAAGCCAAATGCATTTGAGATGTTACTAACAAGAAAATAAGACATCAGCATCTGCAGATACACTAATTTGCGCATGTTACAACTAGCTCCTCTTATTTCTGTACAAAAATATTCAAGAAAGACTGAAATTTTCCCTATTCAATTTCTACGTTATTATGAACACGAGGACAtatttgtatttcctttctatATCCCTAGATCTGATTGTAGAAATAAGCCTGCAACCATCAAGTAAAAATCCTCATTCTTAAGATAAATAAACTAAGCTCTCCATACTCTTGAGTCTGAGCTCTTCATACACTTCCTGAGATGTTTGCTGATGTTTGCTACAGAGTGCATAAACCCTTCCAGATAGAAGAAGTCAAGGCCGATTTCCGCCTCTCACCAAAATTTAGATAAAAAGGAAATGTGTTGTTATTCCTCCGCATGAAAGAGTGTGTAAGTTGAACTGGTCTCAGTCTTTGTAACCTGCAGGCAACGGTTTAAGCTTTTTTAGGGTTGTATGGGTATAGGAAAATGCATTAGGGAAGAGATCTCCCTGATGCCATCTTACCATTAAACCTGGGACTGGAGGGGTAATATTACAATTGTTTTCAAATAACTCATGGATCAGTTATTGTCCCTGCCATCGCATTATTGTTAGATACTAAATGCACAAGGTGTTAGGGTCAATTTCTTAATGTTGTTTACTGATAATTAGTCTCATGTGGTATAAAAGAGATGCACAAACTCTTCTCCTGTCAAACTTTACTATTAGCATCAATCTCTCCTGTCAGATATTTTTGGAAATAATGCATAATAAGAAATTTAAAGTAACAATCTCCATAGCTTATAGCattgtcttatttttttttttctttggggatgaatattttctttagttCTTAAGAAAACAAGCTCTCATAAGAAATATACCAACCTCAGCTGTGCGAGAAAGTCCAGTCGGAAGAACAGGAACAAGAGACGTCCAGAGAATAGGATCTACTAAGGGATCAACAGTATTGTAGCTGGTCATAAGCGGTGCAGATAAGAAAGGAGTCAATGGGTAGACATTTCTCTGAAGAGACAATCCCCCACTCATTCCTAGTGCAGCTCCAACTCTCCCAGTTCCAACATCACTTGTGGATTTCTCAACTGCCTTGCCATAGTCCATCTTGTtgatggtatttttgtcttcgTTCTCATCATTATCAACGCcgttttcttgcttttttgaTGCTTTCTCTTGCAAACTCTTGTAGGCAGCTGACCGTGACAAGATGCTCAAGGCAGAGACGGTAGAACCTTTATGCTTTCTTCCTTCATTGGGCACACCCAATCGTGGCATCTGGTATGGTTCGGTAGGCTGAACTTCCCATTCCAGTGTTTTCAGTTCAACACCAATATCTCCGGCATGCTTTGTTTCTTCCGATGATTTTGTCCCAGTGTATCCTTGACGAGTTTTATTGGCCCCCCACCACTTGATATAACTTGTCAAGTCAATCCTTCTTTCACTGCAGAAAGTGGCAAAATATTCACTTTCTGCAGCTGGATCATCGCCTGTACCTTTAAATAAGATAGACCAGTAATATAGTTGTTAATGCTTCACGAGCAAGCACAAatggaagaaattaaaaataaaataaaaacagaagcTTATATTTGCTAATTTTTAGGCAAAAGATGGTGTACTCAGTTATTAGGTGAATTTGTactctcataaaaaaaaaattgaaatttgctTGAACATAAAAGTCATCAGAACTTACTATAATGCATACTGTTGAAGTAGTCAGATCCAGCCATACCACCAAACGGCTCCCATCGACTGCTTTGTGATAGCATCGGGTATGGAGTAGAAAGCAAAAGCATAAGATCAGTAATgatcaaatcaaagaaacatCAAGTACTTCAAGCATCTACCAATAGGAAAGGAACAACACTATAAAAGAACTAGTGATTTAATCATTCTGTTCCAGGTAGCATGCCAGACAATTAATCATAACtctatcaatatttttcaaggAATATCACACTAAATTATTAGATTTCTCATAAATGAATTCAGAGAAGATCATTAAAGAAATTGATAACATATGTTATACACTTCCTGCTGAATACTTcactaaaattaaatttgattaacaagaaagaatttctttctccCCTTGGGGtcaattacttatatataacacacacacacacacaaaaaaaaacctttagatGCCTAAAACTCCCTAGTGGGTAAGAAACCGTTACAGAGTGATTTCCACTAAGTGCTTAAGATTTTCCAAACCAGCATTCCTTGGGAAAAACATGACTTACTAACTTATACTCTGGCagcaaatattatatattttgcatgcatgaaaTTACCTGGAAAGCCCACGATATTTAGAAATTCCTCTTGAGAAACCACTGCTCTTTCTGCAGAGAGTATCAAATATAAGGGACACTGCAAATTCagttaaacaaaataaatttaaaaagtaaatcaCACCTCCGCAGGGATGCAAGGTATTCTTCTCTTGAGACATTCTGCATCTCTTCAAGATCCCTTGTATAATCAGTAACCTGCAGCAAACATATCCCAAGTCATGAAGATAGTAATATAAAATTGGAAATGGGAAGAATCCTATGAGCcaaataaggaatacaagaaaacaCCTTTTTCCTTTAACTACAATATTTATACAAAAAGATCCAAGTTATAAATAATTAGATCAATAAAAATATCAGTATCAAGTTGACGGGGCTAATAAAAATCAGAACCAGTGATCAAAAGAAGTTCATGAGACctaaaaattaaagagagaTCAAGAAAAGAAACCATTCTTGAACGATAAGAGAAGGACAACAAGTACAAACGGATTCAACATAGAAGCTTATTTTTGTCTTGAAAAGTGGTTAACTAACAGGAAAATTAATGAGAGTGCCAGGGCCCCAATATTTTAAGGCAGCAAGATCATAAGCTCTAGCTGCAGCCTCCTCATCATCATATGCTCCTGTTACACAAACGTCCTTTATATAAGATAACGTCATTAGCAAGTTTACCcactaaagaagaaagaaagaaaagatgggAAAAGATACGTTACAGCCACTAACTCACCCAAGTAAACTGGAATAATGATTTGTGTACCAACCATCCCATGCAAGAAACGAAAAACGGTGTCAGCAACACAGATAAACAAACCTATGGGTAAATTGTTAGATATTCCTGTGGAGGGCGAGAGAGACCTTGTTTTCCCTTCTTATTCTGATTCTGGTTCCAGGTACTTTTGTCCCAAAGGTGAGCCTCATAACGACCAGTCCATCTATGCCTTTTGTTCCATCAAAATTGGAAACGACGAAGAAGAGTCAAAATTCAAACCAGCAAGCAGATTCGACGCTAATACAAATTCTCGGCGCAGAATAAACTCCGATTCGCGTgaattttctcagcaaccaaataTATTTCAACAGAAAACTAAAATATTGAGAGCCGGAACAGTACCTGGTGACTCCACGGTAAATGGAGCTGCGTTTTCCGGCGGCGCAGGGAGGCATTTTGCTGATGCGCTCCTTGGCAGTACATCCTCTCTCCTTCTTTGCTTTCTTCAGTCCTCTGTACAGCAATAGCTGATCGTTCGCTATCACCGCCTCAGACGCCTCTGCCCCGCCGCCACCACCACCGACTTCCGATTTCAAACCGGGATCAGAGGAAGACGAAGCCATAGCTGAAtccaaaccctaaccctaggagagagaaaaacagAAATCCAGCAACAGAGGAAGAGAGTGTGTTTATCTGAGTGTCTGGGGATTTGGTTTgctttgaattgtttttttgagCGACTGTGGAGGGGAAAACTACAGTTAGAGGGTGGGGAGGACTGAGGAGAAGTTTGGAGGTGGTGAATTTACGGATACGTCCTGATGCTGATTAGGCAATTACGTAGGGGGGAATTAGATCAGTTGGGGGTAGAAAAGGGTGTAACGGCTAGGATGGGTGGAAGGGTAATTGTGTAATTGGGGTTGGTTTGAAAGTGTAGGAGGCCACGTGGAGGTCCATCGCCACCTGTCTGCTGCTTTGTCAAAAAAGCCAGTGTAAACCTGTCAGAGGGCCACATTTTTCTCCGAAAATTCCACCGAAGCCAGTCGTTATCTCTTTCACGAATCATGAGTCATGCAAAGATAGTGGGACCCACCCGCCTCCACGTACAAAATCtattgattattgtttttgtgaatCATGAAATGTTAACACCTTTATTGACCATATAGTATAATCATTGTCATTATGTGATAATTACTTACAGCAAAAACCCATACGACTGATAACGtgggatttatttatttatttatttttaaaaagtggttCATGTGGGATAAGAAGgcaaataaatattataattaagtgtgaaaataacattattttgtGACACTTCGTAAAGTTAATTCAGTAAAtgaatcattaaaatattttatgaatgttaaatctcaattttttataaaataagggtggattttatatataatattagagTTCCTTAATGTTCACAACCTAGGGAATCCTGCTTGATAGGTGCCCCAAAGCAAACAAGCCTTTGCCTGGAATGGATGTCCTTAATGTGGAAAATGTCAAACATGCATATCCTGCAGCAACTGGATATCTAACTCGAATCGGTGACTCTTGCAGGTTGTGGCTTTATGCTTCTGCTCCACTTGTCAATGGAAAGGTGGGATGAAGAGCATCTTTATTTGCTCACCAAATTTTGATCTGGAACTTTTCCTTTCAAGGATTCTGTAGAATTACACAATTCATATGAAGTTCAATGGACCAATGTAAGGAAGAAAGCAATAGATTGATAGAAGAAAGTGTGACAATGCAAGTCCTAATGACtcgaagaaagagaaaatatggCTCTGAatatagaccttatagatcatCAAGGGATTCCCATTAGAAGTAATTTTTCTTGTATGAATCATACAAACTTGAAGTTCATCAGTTTGAATGGTTTCATAAGTGAAATACTGGAAACAGGATCGTGAGCCACAACTTGGTAAAGATTCTTTTTCAGCTCTAAGACACCCTCCAATCTAGATATAAAGAGAAGGCAACTAATTTGAAAAACATATCTATGTAGGTCTCATGGTAATACATAAGTTCATTCACTTGGATAAATGACATGGGAAAACATACAACAGCTCATAACTTTTACAGAGTGCACAATGTTCAAAATCTGGTTCTGCAATTAATTTGGTCCTAGTTACATCAGCATATGGAGATGGCTTCAAACTTTATAGGCATGTGTTTTGCAAGTGAAGTAGGAATCTTTTTGCAAATCAAAACAATAAGAAATTGTGATAAAATTTCTATAAAGTTGAAGTTAGTTCAATTTCCTAGCTCCAAATCATTGTTGCAATGCTTGAAACTGCATTGCAACTCCTTACAAGGCTAAAGATCCATCCTACCAACATGTTATAGCATTACCTTCTGTTCACAATCATGTAATCCACCTAAGAAAAGAACCATATTTTTAGATACTAGGCATGATTATAAATTTGTTGAAACCGTAAGGAGCActgaatttaacaaaaaaaaaaaaaaaccataaagaGGAGGGCCCCGAAGAGGATACACTCTCTGACCCGCTCCCTGAAATGTAGGATCCCACTTTGCAGAGCCAGACATTGCCTCAAAGCCTTCTTTATCACTGTTCTAGAAAAGCCAAGAATGATATTATTTGAATGAACTCCTACGTTCTTGTGTCTAGAAATTCCACAAGAGTAAACTGCATGACAAAAAAAAACGTGGAGACAAAACCAACAAATCAGGAGCCTACTATCTATGTTTAGGCATGCTAACATCATAACTTTATAATGTCAGTAAACCCCATTAGCTGCTTTAGGTGATCCGTATACATTAGATAAGCAAGTTTAAAAAAAGACAGAAGTTTACCAGAGaaccaaaaggaaagaaaagaataaaagaaaaagaacaattaGAAGACCCTAAATATAATCAGGCAAGAATGTCATTCATTTTGCTTGAATGGTGCTGCTACATACAAAGAGGTGACGCTTCACAGACAATAAAGTCAATTTGTGCAACTGCGTCAAGGTCAACAAATAAAGAACTGCCCAGAcaaaagttaaagaaaaataaaattgaatcaGTCATAACTCAATGTGGATCAGCATAGCCAACAAAATCTAATTACCAAAGCCGTCACAACTGAAATCTAGTTACATGCTGCAATCCAATCCATACACCCCACTACCTCTTTCTCAGCCATGTCACAAAACATCCACACACCCACTACTGCCCAACCAACCAAAAATGCTAATGAGTGGCCCTTTCCATTTGTGCAGTAGATGTGCTGCCTTTGTCCTTGTCCCTGGATCACACCACTGTCCTCAATAGGTTGGAATGCCTACATCAAACAATATAATGGTTGAAAAGTTTGAAAGACAATAAAATGTTAAGAGCACTCACTTGCACATGCTAaacaaattttagaaattttctcCTCATGAATAGAAGAAAATGTCatagacaaacaaaaaatagaaatagcTAAGGACATTCATAAAATTTCATTAGAAGAACAAAAGTTCACAAATTGAGGCAAAGTAGAAAACTGGGAAACGTCATGCACACTTCATATATTTCCACACTATTAGCTAGAAAAACAATTTGGTACACTTTAATAGAAAATGACTCATTAATAAATCCGACCGAATCTAAACTAACAtgtaaaaagaaaggaatagcAAGACAAAGCAAGCAACTTACAGTAAAAAGGAATTTTGTATGACAGAGGGGCTCTCCACCTTATATTTGTGGGTGCTCACCACAAATATTGCCAAACTGTCGTCCAAAGGAACCACATCAATTATGACACAATGAACATAACCAAATGCGAATTGTGTCATATTGAACCTCTTGTCCTCTAAATGGAGTATAATAGGGGGAGAAGGCTCCTTGCATTTATCAAGAAATGAAATTCCACGACCTTTAAGATTCCCTAAAAGCCACTTGTCGTCGTCCAAACAGTAGACAAGCAACATTGCATCATCTGTTATCCAATACAATTTGTAGCCCACCGCTAAAGCCTTTCCTCCATCATATCCTAGAGGGCATTTGGGGTGGATGTAGCGCTCAGACAAAATTTCCCAATATCGATGGCTTAGGTCGTACTGAAAAAACTTAGCTTTTCCATCTAAAAATGGTTCGCCACTTTCTGTAAGCGATGCAATTAGAATCCTGTTTGGGTTCTCAAGGGCTGCACAAATATAGTGAGATTCCATAGGAAATGGAGGCAGGGCCAAGGTATCCCATCTTCCAGTGATGGGGTCATAAACCTCAATCGGAGGGTGAAGGCGAGAGTGATAAAGCTTTACAAAGGAAACTTCCTCGTATTCCTCTATGAGCCCTTCCTCATATTCCTCTTCCTCATATTGCTCTTCCTCATATTCATCTTCCTCATAATCCTCTTCCTCATATTCCCAACAAATATCCCAACAAGTAGTAGATTCAGTTAAAATATTCTCACCTACAATAAAGAGCTTACCATCTAGCAATAAGCTTTGAGGGTCAAGTCTCGGGAAAATCATGGACGCAGCAGGAAGCACGTCATCGATAGGCCACCGGTAGACATCCAGCACATTCAGATTGGGAGAAAACGTAAAACGATCCGAAGACGACGAGTGAAGTTGGCCACCAAAAGTGTATATATTGGTGCCTAGGGCCGCAAAGCTTGACATGTGTGGCAGCCTTCCCTCCCAGTACGGAAAAAGCTCCGGTACCTCACTCCCTACCGGTCCTTCTGCAAAAATCTTGATTTTATACCATTTGTAATATAGCATTCCATAAGCTGCAAGCACATAAGGGATATATCCTTAAGTGCCTTCTTTCACCCGAGTTCTGTGAGCCACAGAGGCAACTCCTTAGATTAATACCTTaatttctctattatttttttttatcaaatatgtATCTTACTTGCATATTGCTTTGTTTCTACCTAACTTTCTTGCTGCTGTAAGATGTAAGCTAATTTCTGCTTGCATTATATTTTCTAGATATCTAGCTACTGCGTCTTCTGATAACTCTGTCAAGATATGGAATGTTGATGGCTTCACATTAGAGAAAACTCTAACAGGTATTCATCAAGTTACAACTTTCTATTGTGCTTGCCGTTTTCTTTGCTTGTCAAAAATAGACCCGATAGTTACTATTGAGCCAAAGTTGATATTGATTTTGCTTCTCCATGCATGTACTTTCCAGGACATCAACGCTGGGTATGGGACTGTGTGTTCTCAGTAGATGGTGCCTATCTTATAACAGGTATTTGTATTAAAATCTCTTTATTTTGAGTACCTGACCCTTgataatttctctttcaaagcAGCTTGGTTCTACTACTTAATATTTAGGATTTAGGCTATTATGATCTATTAAACAAATCTTCTTTCAAACCATTTGATTTGGCACGCACTCTCTCATATACATTTTCTAGAGTAATACAAGAAGCAGCTCTTCCTAGATTATATTCACTCCAATTAATTTTTGCACCTCCATCCTTTCTCCGTGCAGCTTCGTCTGACACAACAGCGAGACTTTGGAACATGTCAACTGTCGAAGAAATCAAGGTGTATCAGGGACATCATAAAGCAACTGTTTGCTGTGCTCTCCATGATG
Above is a genomic segment from Corylus avellana chromosome ca9, CavTom2PMs-1.0 containing:
- the LOC132191750 gene encoding AP2-like ethylene-responsive transcription factor At2g41710; translation: MASSSSDPGLKSEVGGGGGGAEASEAVIANDQLLLYRGLKKAKKERGCTAKERISKMPPCAAGKRSSIYRGVTRHRWTGRYEAHLWDKSTWNQNQNKKGKQVYLGAYDDEEAAARAYDLAALKYWGPGTLINFPVTDYTRDLEEMQNVSREEYLASLRRKSSGFSRGISKYRGLSSRWEPFGGMAGSDYFNSMHYSTGDDPAAESEYFATFCSERRIDLTSYIKWWGANKTRQGYTGTKSSEETKHAGDIGVELKTLEWEVQPTEPYQMPRLGVPNEGRKHKGSTVSALSILSRSAAYKSLQEKASKKQENGVDNDENEDKNTINKMDYGKAVEKSTSDVGTGRVGAALGMSGGLSLQRNVYPLTPFLSAPLMTSYNTVDPLVDPILWTSLVPVLPTGLSRTAEVTKTETSSTYTLFHAEE